From the Paraburkholderia sp. PREW-6R genome, one window contains:
- a CDS encoding DUF3443 domain-containing protein — translation MRTMLSTITPKNWVQAMAAVLLLSVLTACGGGGGGGGGGGGSSSSGSSSGNSNPNALNGGSLPASPTQQPIAATAANTTPITVGTGANSVINIPTVSVTICQPNTNTNCQTINNIQVDTGSFGLRVVGSVLNASLLNTLTNVTTSTGAQVAECATFADGYTWGSVRNATVRIGSETTTAPVPLQIIGDLGTASVPSGCGSGSAENTVSDLGANGILGIGTAPYDCGVTCANATTAATYSNYYACPNGTSCQRTAVPLVQQVTNPVTKFATDNNGVIVQMPPISNTGQASAAGTLVFGVGTQSNNTFGGTQKYTTDSYGDLNNSVFNGAPVQAFLDSGSNAYFFSDSTLALCGSNYSGFYCPTSAQTRTVTLSGENSTVTGTQSIGILSASTLFSNGSNYAFNDLAGQISGNSSFDLGLPFFYGRYVYYGIDQTLLGGAQLPYVGF, via the coding sequence ATGCGAACCATGCTTAGTACTATCACGCCCAAAAACTGGGTTCAGGCCATGGCGGCCGTGTTGCTGCTTTCCGTGCTGACCGCGTGCGGCGGGGGTGGGGGCGGCGGAGGCGGTGGAGGCGGCAGCAGCAGCTCCGGCTCCAGTTCCGGCAATAGCAACCCGAACGCCCTGAACGGCGGCTCATTGCCCGCGAGCCCAACCCAGCAGCCGATCGCTGCAACGGCGGCGAACACCACGCCGATTACGGTCGGGACCGGCGCAAACAGCGTCATCAACATTCCGACAGTGAGCGTCACGATCTGTCAGCCCAACACGAACACGAATTGCCAGACCATCAATAACATTCAGGTGGACACGGGTTCGTTCGGCTTGCGAGTGGTCGGATCGGTGCTGAATGCATCGCTGCTCAACACGCTGACCAACGTGACCACCAGCACTGGCGCACAGGTGGCCGAGTGCGCGACGTTCGCCGACGGCTACACGTGGGGCTCGGTGCGTAACGCCACCGTCCGGATTGGCAGCGAAACCACCACGGCGCCTGTGCCGCTGCAGATCATCGGCGACCTGGGCACGGCTTCGGTGCCAAGCGGCTGTGGCAGCGGCTCGGCTGAAAATACGGTCAGCGACCTGGGCGCCAACGGCATTCTCGGCATCGGCACGGCACCGTACGACTGTGGTGTGACCTGTGCCAATGCCACCACGGCCGCGACCTACAGCAACTACTACGCGTGCCCGAACGGCACGTCATGCCAGCGGACCGCGGTGCCGCTCGTCCAGCAGGTGACCAACCCCGTCACCAAATTTGCCACAGACAACAACGGTGTCATCGTCCAGATGCCGCCAATCTCGAACACGGGGCAGGCGTCGGCGGCCGGCACGCTGGTCTTCGGGGTCGGCACGCAGTCAAACAACACGTTCGGCGGGACGCAGAAGTACACGACCGACAGTTACGGCGACCTGAACAACAGCGTGTTCAACGGCGCGCCAGTGCAGGCGTTCCTGGACTCGGGTTCGAATGCGTACTTCTTCTCCGATAGCACGCTCGCGCTGTGCGGCAGTAATTATTCGGGCTTCTATTGCCCGACCTCCGCGCAAACCCGGACAGTGACGCTCTCGGGCGAGAACAGCACCGTCACGGGAACCCAGAGCATCGGCATCCTGAGCGCGTCCACCTTGTTCAGCAATGGCAGTAACTACGCGTTCAACGACCTCGCGGGGCAGATCAGCGGCAACAGCAGCTTCGACCTCGGTTTGCCGTTCTTCTATGGGCGTTACGTGTACTACGGGATCGACCAGACCCTGCTCGGCGGCGCGCAGTTGCCGTACGTAGGCTTCTGA
- a CDS encoding DUF2844 domain-containing protein translates to MWSCVRRAGIVTALALPFSLSTMQSAYAGLGGAPMTPPADASVSSRTVQPAGASQGVAHSATTAASASASDSSASTPAASYTVRETTFGNGTVVHEYLAADGSVFGIAWHGPQLPNLDDLLGSYFPQYVAGVKAARAARGGGHGPVTVAQSSLVVHSGGHMGAFRGQAYLPPALPAGVSGSDIQ, encoded by the coding sequence ATGTGGAGTTGTGTACGTCGCGCCGGGATTGTCACGGCGCTAGCATTACCCTTTTCCTTATCGACCATGCAGTCCGCTTATGCAGGACTCGGCGGCGCGCCAATGACGCCGCCGGCGGATGCGTCGGTTTCATCGCGCACGGTACAGCCTGCCGGCGCCAGTCAGGGTGTTGCGCATTCCGCTACCACCGCCGCTTCGGCCAGCGCTTCGGATTCTTCAGCGTCGACCCCGGCCGCTTCGTACACCGTGCGTGAAACCACGTTCGGCAACGGCACGGTCGTGCACGAATATCTCGCCGCCGACGGCTCCGTGTTCGGCATCGCGTGGCATGGCCCGCAATTGCCGAACCTCGACGACCTGCTCGGCAGCTATTTTCCGCAGTACGTTGCCGGCGTGAAAGCCGCGCGCGCGGCGCGCGGCGGCGGCCACGGACCTGTCACGGTCGCCCAGAGCAGCCTCGTGGTGCATTCCGGTGGCCATATGGGCGCGTTCCGCGGCCAGGCGTACCTTCCTCCCGCGCTACCCGCTGGCGTCAGCGGTTCCGACATCCAGTAA
- the cheZ gene encoding protein phosphatase CheZ: MTLPTQAPGAEAVNENGDLASDRILARIGQLTRTLRDSMRELGLDKHVERAAEAVPDARDRLKYIATMTEQAAERVLSSIDVAKPIQEQLHKDANELDARWEQWFAAPIERAEVRALMTDTRAFLRGVPDATSATNAQLMEIMLAQDFQDLTGQVIKKITDVVYLIEQQLLGVLVENIALERREQFAANAAALAAEPSSTGSPEHLLNGPQINPESKPDVMQDQSQVDDLLASLGF; encoded by the coding sequence GTGACTCTGCCGACCCAAGCGCCTGGCGCCGAGGCGGTCAACGAGAACGGCGACCTCGCGTCCGACCGCATTCTCGCCCGCATTGGCCAACTGACGCGCACGCTGCGCGACTCGATGCGTGAACTCGGGCTCGACAAACATGTCGAGCGCGCGGCCGAAGCCGTGCCCGATGCCCGCGACCGTCTGAAATACATCGCGACGATGACCGAACAGGCCGCCGAGCGCGTGCTTTCGTCGATCGACGTCGCGAAGCCGATCCAGGAACAACTGCATAAAGACGCGAACGAACTCGACGCGCGCTGGGAGCAGTGGTTCGCGGCGCCGATCGAACGTGCGGAAGTCCGCGCGCTGATGACCGACACGCGCGCATTCTTGCGCGGCGTGCCCGACGCGACCAGCGCGACCAATGCGCAGCTGATGGAAATCATGCTGGCGCAGGACTTCCAGGATCTGACCGGCCAGGTGATCAAGAAGATCACGGACGTCGTGTACCTGATCGAGCAGCAACTGCTCGGCGTGCTGGTCGAGAATATCGCGCTCGAACGGCGCGAGCAGTTCGCGGCGAACGCGGCGGCGCTGGCGGCGGAGCCGTCGTCGACGGGCAGCCCCGAACATCTGCTGAACGGTCCGCAGATCAATCCGGAAAGCAAACCGGATGTGATGCAGGATCAGTCGCAGGTCGACGATCTGTTGGCGAGCCTCGGTTTTTGA
- the cheY gene encoding chemotaxis response regulator CheY — protein MDKGMKILVVDDFPTMRRIVRNLLKELGYGNVDEAEDGQAGLARLRGGAFDFVISDWNMPNLDGLAMLKEIRADANLSHLPVLMVTAESKKENIIAAAQAGASGYVVKPFTAATLDEKLNKILEKMAKAGS, from the coding sequence ATGGATAAGGGAATGAAGATTCTGGTAGTTGACGACTTTCCGACGATGCGCCGGATCGTTCGCAATCTGCTGAAAGAGCTCGGGTACGGGAACGTCGACGAAGCGGAAGACGGTCAGGCCGGTCTCGCGCGTCTGCGTGGCGGCGCCTTCGACTTCGTGATCTCCGACTGGAACATGCCGAACCTCGACGGTCTGGCGATGCTCAAGGAAATCCGCGCCGACGCCAACCTCTCCCATCTGCCGGTGCTGATGGTGACGGCCGAGTCGAAGAAGGAAAACATCATCGCGGCGGCGCAAGCCGGCGCGAGCGGTTATGTCGTCAAGCCGTTCACGGCCGCGACGCTCGACGAGAAGCTGAACAAGATTCTCGAAAAGATGGCGAAAGCCGGGAGCTGA
- a CDS encoding chemotaxis response regulator protein-glutamate methylesterase — protein sequence MQKIKVLCVDDSALIRSLMTEIINGQQDMTVVATAPDPLVARELIKQHNPDVLTLDVEMPRMDGLDFLEKLMRLRPMPVVMVSSLTERGNEITLRALELGAVDFVTKPKVGIRDGMLEYSEKLADKIRAAARARVRQAAPVHHAAHASAGAAHAPAGNAPLFNNPLLSTEKLIIVGASTGGTEAIREVLVPLPPDAPAVLIAQHMPPGFTKSFAQRLNGLCRITVKEAEHGERVLPGHAYIAPGHAHLLLARSGANYIAHLSDEPPVNRHRPSVDVLFRSAAQHAGKNAVGVILTGMGRDGAAGLLDMKKAGAYTLAQDEASCIVFGMPREAIALGAADEIASLPEMSRRVMARLSSMGDRVQRV from the coding sequence GTGCAAAAGATCAAAGTACTGTGCGTCGACGATTCGGCGCTGATCCGCAGCCTGATGACCGAGATCATCAACGGCCAGCAGGACATGACCGTCGTGGCGACCGCGCCCGACCCGCTCGTCGCGCGTGAGCTGATCAAGCAGCACAATCCGGACGTGCTGACGCTCGACGTCGAAATGCCGCGCATGGACGGCCTCGATTTTCTGGAAAAGCTGATGCGTTTGCGGCCGATGCCGGTGGTGATGGTGTCGTCGCTGACGGAACGCGGCAACGAAATCACGCTGCGCGCGCTTGAACTCGGCGCGGTCGATTTCGTCACGAAGCCGAAAGTCGGCATCCGCGACGGCATGCTCGAGTATTCGGAAAAGCTTGCCGACAAAATCCGCGCCGCGGCCCGCGCACGCGTGCGCCAGGCCGCGCCGGTTCACCACGCGGCGCACGCGTCCGCCGGGGCCGCACATGCGCCGGCCGGCAACGCGCCGCTCTTCAATAATCCGCTGCTCAGTACCGAGAAGCTGATCATCGTCGGAGCATCGACGGGCGGCACCGAAGCGATCCGTGAAGTCCTCGTGCCGCTGCCGCCCGATGCGCCCGCGGTGCTGATCGCGCAGCATATGCCGCCGGGTTTCACAAAATCTTTTGCGCAACGCCTCAATGGTTTGTGCCGAATTACCGTTAAAGAGGCAGAGCACGGCGAACGTGTGCTGCCCGGACATGCGTACATCGCACCTGGTCACGCGCATTTGCTGCTCGCGCGCAGTGGCGCGAACTACATCGCCCACCTGTCGGACGAGCCGCCGGTGAACCGGCATCGGCCTTCGGTGGACGTGCTGTTCCGCTCCGCCGCGCAACATGCGGGCAAGAACGCGGTCGGCGTGATTCTGACCGGAATGGGACGCGACGGCGCGGCCGGGCTGCTGGACATGAAAAAGGCGGGGGCGTACACCCTCGCGCAGGACGAGGCGAGCTGCATCGTGTTCGGCATGCCGCGCGAAGCGATTGCACTCGGGGCGGCGGACGAGATCGCGTCACTGCCGGAGATGAGCCGGCGCGTGATGGCGCGCTTGTCGTCGATGGGCGATCGGGTTCAGCGGGTATGA
- the cheD gene encoding chemoreceptor glutamine deamidase CheD: protein MSRLPIATNLYYDNHFQRPGVKLLPNEFYTTHEDMVLVTVLGSCVAACIQDRLAGIGGMNHFMLPDDGAEVGHAASDSMRYGAYAMEVLINELIKAGGRRERFEAKVFGGGAVLAGMTTMNIGDRNSEFVRRYLALEKIRIVAEDLQGSHPRKVAFMPRTGQVMVKKLRLQQEAGVAEREQALVRQSAEARAERLAAARKRVELFSTPAPARPKVELFSSSAAAKPRIELFAAGPRPSHPNNARTTEEA from the coding sequence ATGAGCCGCCTGCCGATTGCCACCAACCTGTATTACGACAACCACTTCCAGCGCCCCGGCGTGAAGCTGTTGCCAAACGAGTTCTACACCACGCATGAAGACATGGTGCTCGTCACCGTGCTGGGTTCCTGTGTGGCGGCCTGCATCCAGGACCGGCTGGCGGGTATTGGCGGCATGAATCACTTCATGTTGCCCGACGACGGCGCGGAAGTCGGCCACGCCGCATCGGATTCGATGCGTTACGGCGCGTACGCAATGGAAGTGCTGATCAACGAGTTGATCAAGGCCGGCGGCCGCCGCGAGCGGTTCGAAGCCAAGGTGTTCGGCGGCGGCGCGGTGCTCGCCGGCATGACGACGATGAACATCGGCGACCGCAATTCGGAATTCGTGCGCCGCTATCTCGCGCTCGAAAAAATCCGCATCGTCGCCGAAGACCTGCAGGGGTCGCATCCGCGCAAGGTCGCGTTCATGCCACGCACGGGCCAGGTGATGGTGAAAAAGCTTCGTCTGCAACAGGAAGCGGGCGTGGCCGAGCGCGAGCAGGCGCTCGTGCGGCAGAGCGCCGAAGCGCGCGCCGAGCGGCTCGCCGCGGCGCGCAAACGGGTCGAACTGTTTTCGACGCCTGCGCCGGCGCGTCCGAAGGTGGAACTGTTTTCGTCGTCAGCCGCTGCCAAACCCAGAATCGAGCTGTTCGCCGCAGGCCCGCGTCCCAGTCATCCGAACAACGCCAGAACCACAGAGGAGGCGTGA
- a CDS encoding CheR family methyltransferase: MMATRTQQRPDRQDTVRGGDTARDFEFTSADFARIRELIHRSAGISLSDHKRDMAYSRLARRLRARGLDTFRHYLDLLEAENDPAEWEAFTNALTTNLTAFFREAHHFPILADFVRRRAQPVSVWCSAASTGEEPYSIAMTLIEALGESGARQATVLATDIDTQVLAKAAAGMYQFDQVKHLSPERLKRFFLKGTGAHAGLVKVRPEVRALVRFEQLNLTDRDYQLRTQFDAIFCRNVMIYFDKPTQAQVLARFEPLMKSGGLLFAGHSENFTYVTQAFKLRGQTVYELTRDAVGAREPSRASTREMASGVAA, from the coding sequence ATGATGGCAACGCGCACACAACAACGTCCTGACCGGCAAGACACGGTCAGAGGCGGAGACACGGCACGGGATTTCGAATTCACGTCGGCGGACTTCGCCCGCATTCGCGAACTGATTCATCGCAGCGCGGGCATTTCGCTGTCGGATCACAAGCGCGACATGGCATACAGCCGTCTCGCGCGGCGGCTGCGCGCTCGCGGCCTCGATACGTTCAGGCATTACCTGGATCTGCTCGAAGCGGAAAACGACCCGGCCGAATGGGAAGCCTTCACGAACGCACTGACCACCAACCTGACCGCGTTTTTTCGAGAAGCGCATCACTTCCCGATTCTCGCCGACTTCGTGCGGCGTCGCGCTCAGCCGGTTTCTGTGTGGTGCTCGGCGGCTTCGACGGGTGAGGAGCCCTATTCGATCGCGATGACGCTGATCGAAGCCCTCGGAGAAAGCGGCGCGCGCCAGGCGACGGTGCTGGCCACCGACATCGACACGCAGGTGCTCGCCAAAGCCGCCGCCGGGATGTACCAGTTCGACCAGGTCAAGCACTTGTCGCCGGAACGCCTGAAGCGCTTTTTCCTGAAAGGCACCGGCGCGCACGCCGGCCTCGTGAAGGTCCGCCCGGAAGTGCGCGCGCTGGTGCGCTTCGAGCAGCTCAATCTGACCGACCGCGATTACCAGTTGCGCACGCAGTTCGACGCGATTTTTTGCCGCAACGTGATGATCTATTTCGACAAGCCGACGCAGGCGCAGGTGCTCGCGCGCTTCGAGCCGCTGATGAAGTCGGGCGGCCTGCTGTTTGCCGGCCACTCGGAAAATTTCACGTACGTCACGCAGGCATTCAAGCTGCGCGGCCAGACGGTGTATGAACTCACGCGCGACGCCGTCGGCGCACGCGAGCCATCGCGCGCATCGACGCGTGAGATGGCGAGCGGAGTCGCCGCATGA
- a CDS encoding methyl-accepting chemotaxis protein — MLSRWSIRTSLTVVAIILVALTVVVGVLGLTALRGASGSLDRISRGDLVAIHALDDASAYLLRSRLAVDRFNTLSAAGNADEAKKAIDRAQELLTKGNQSWQLYLDAPKQGIDQALLDDVLAKRTSVMRDGVDPEFAALNANDMAAYHAIADTKISPMFIAYDGAASAVVKALQQSAVDQQTGAQANISLMTTLIAALTAIALLLVAGIRFALRGLIVQPLADATGCFERIASGDLTETIEVSSRNEIGRLFAAIKRMQDSMATMVKAVHSSTESIDTGAREIAMGNTDLSQRTEQQAASLQETASSMEQLTGTVRQNAENARQASQLAVNASDIATRGGDVVSQVVTTMQDIASSSNKVVDIIGVIEGIAFQTNILALNAAVEAARAGEQGRGFAVVAGEVRSLAQRSASAAKEIKELIGDSVDKVQSGSALVGRAGTTMDEIVQAVRRVTDIMGEISAASEEQSGGIEQVNRAVVQMDEVTQQNAALVEEAAAAAASLEDQTRQLQAVVSVWKVAGGTRGTVGANAPAASRAFVGKRAPGKKVPSPAAAQGGNAGTAAVAPAVNAAVNVATAPATHGSAAARTEPTLKPKSGRTSPSASSETAGRAGAAHTVAAGSDADWETF, encoded by the coding sequence ATGCTGAGCAGGTGGTCGATTCGTACATCGCTGACCGTGGTGGCGATCATTCTGGTGGCGCTGACCGTGGTGGTCGGCGTGTTGGGCCTCACTGCGCTGCGCGGCGCGAGCGGTTCGCTCGATCGTATTTCGCGCGGCGATCTGGTGGCGATTCACGCCCTCGACGATGCTTCCGCCTATCTGTTGCGCTCACGCCTCGCGGTGGATCGCTTCAACACGCTCTCGGCCGCGGGCAATGCGGACGAGGCGAAAAAAGCGATCGACCGTGCGCAGGAGTTGCTGACCAAAGGCAACCAGAGCTGGCAGCTTTATCTCGATGCGCCCAAGCAGGGCATCGACCAGGCGCTGCTCGACGACGTGCTTGCCAAACGCACGAGCGTGATGCGTGACGGCGTCGATCCTGAGTTCGCCGCATTGAACGCGAACGATATGGCGGCGTACCACGCTATCGCCGATACGAAGATCAGCCCGATGTTCATCGCGTACGACGGCGCGGCCTCGGCCGTCGTCAAGGCGTTGCAGCAAAGCGCCGTCGATCAGCAAACGGGCGCGCAGGCGAACATCTCGCTGATGACCACGCTGATCGCCGCGCTCACGGCCATCGCACTGCTGCTCGTGGCGGGTATCCGCTTCGCGCTGCGCGGCCTGATCGTGCAGCCGCTCGCCGATGCGACCGGGTGCTTCGAGCGAATCGCGTCGGGCGACCTGACCGAGACGATCGAGGTGTCCAGCCGCAATGAAATCGGGCGCCTCTTCGCCGCGATCAAGCGCATGCAGGACAGCATGGCGACGATGGTGAAAGCGGTCCACAGCAGCACCGAATCGATCGACACCGGCGCACGCGAAATCGCGATGGGCAACACCGATCTGTCGCAGCGCACCGAGCAGCAGGCGGCGTCGTTGCAGGAAACCGCGTCGAGCATGGAGCAGCTCACCGGCACCGTGCGTCAGAACGCGGAGAACGCCCGGCAGGCGAGCCAGCTGGCGGTCAACGCGTCGGACATCGCCACGCGCGGCGGCGACGTCGTGAGCCAGGTCGTGACGACGATGCAGGACATTGCCAGCAGCTCGAACAAGGTCGTCGACATCATCGGCGTAATTGAAGGCATTGCGTTCCAGACGAATATTCTCGCGCTGAACGCGGCGGTCGAAGCCGCGCGGGCAGGCGAACAGGGTCGCGGCTTCGCGGTCGTGGCCGGCGAGGTGCGCAGCCTCGCGCAACGCAGCGCGAGCGCCGCGAAAGAAATCAAGGAACTGATCGGCGACTCGGTCGACAAGGTGCAAAGCGGCTCGGCGCTGGTCGGCCGCGCGGGCACGACGATGGACGAGATCGTACAGGCCGTGCGGCGCGTGACCGACATCATGGGCGAGATCAGCGCGGCGTCCGAAGAGCAGTCGGGCGGCATCGAACAGGTGAATCGCGCGGTGGTGCAAATGGACGAGGTCACGCAGCAGAATGCCGCGCTGGTGGAAGAAGCGGCGGCTGCGGCCGCGTCGCTCGAAGATCAGACGCGTCAGTTGCAGGCCGTGGTGAGTGTGTGGAAGGTGGCGGGTGGAACGCGCGGCACGGTGGGCGCCAACGCGCCGGCGGCATCGCGCGCGTTCGTCGGCAAGCGCGCGCCGGGCAAAAAGGTTCCGTCGCCTGCTGCCGCTCAGGGCGGCAACGCCGGCACGGCGGCTGTCGCACCGGCGGTGAATGCGGCCGTGAATGTCGCGACGGCGCCGGCCACGCACGGCAGCGCCGCCGCACGCACCGAGCCGACGCTGAAGCCGAAGTCGGGGCGCACGTCGCCGTCTGCTTCGTCCGAAACGGCGGGGCGTGCTGGCGCGGCGCATACCGTTGCGGCGGGATCGGACGCGGACTGGGAAACCTTCTGA
- a CDS encoding chemotaxis protein CheW, protein MAEVQSINSSVANVSAMHGRRDAQQADAGGQEFLVFTLGAEEYGIDILKVQEIRGYDNVTRIANAPDFIKGVINLRGIIVPIVDMRIKFHLGRVEYDHQTVVIILNVAHRVVGMVVDGVSDVLTLAMDQIMPAPEFGATLTTEYLTGLGTVDGRMLILMDIEKLMTSREMALIETLGV, encoded by the coding sequence GTGGCAGAAGTCCAATCCATCAATTCGAGCGTCGCGAACGTGAGCGCTATGCATGGCCGTCGCGACGCGCAGCAGGCTGACGCCGGCGGTCAGGAATTCCTCGTCTTTACGCTCGGCGCCGAAGAGTACGGCATCGACATTCTCAAGGTGCAGGAAATCCGCGGCTACGACAACGTCACGCGAATCGCGAATGCGCCGGATTTCATCAAGGGCGTGATCAATCTGCGCGGCATCATCGTGCCGATCGTGGACATGCGCATCAAGTTTCATCTGGGGCGTGTCGAGTACGACCATCAGACGGTGGTGATCATTCTGAACGTCGCGCATCGCGTGGTCGGCATGGTGGTGGACGGCGTCTCCGACGTGCTGACGCTTGCGATGGACCAGATCATGCCGGCGCCGGAATTCGGCGCGACGCTGACGACCGAGTACCTCACGGGACTCGGCACCGTCGACGGCCGCATGCTGATTCTGATGGACATCGAAAAGCTGATGACCAGCCGCGAAATGGCGCTGATCGAAACGCTCGGCGTCTGA